AAAGAAGAATTTGGAAAACTTTTACCAATTTTAAAAAGAGTTGGAAATATCTCTAAAGATCATACTGATATAATTATTAATCCTGAACTTCTAAAAGAAGATATTGAAAAAGAACTATATCAATTTTCAATTGAGTTAAATGAAAAAGTATCACTTGCTCTTGAAAATAAAAATTACTTAGAATATTTAGCAGAGCTAATCAATGGAAAAGATATAATCAATAATTATTTTGATAAAATAATTGTTATGGATAAAGATGAAGCTATTAAAAATAATAGATTATCTCAATTAAGATTTTTAACTGAAATTTTCACTAAGATGGCAGATTTAAATCAAATTGAAGAAAGATAAAATTAAAGGGAATGGCTGATGTCATTCCCTTTTTAATAGAGTTTTTAGGGAGATAATTGATGAAAGAATTTTTAAAGAGAAAAAATGTAGAGTTATCTATTAAAAGATATTTAGTTGATGCTTCAAGTTATATGGCATTAGGACTTTTTTCTACTCTATTAATAGGTACTATACTTAATACAATAGGTGAAAAATTAGGAATAAGTTTTCTTACTGATGTTGTTTGGAAAGCAGCTAGAGATATGACTGGACCAGGAATAGGATTAGCTGTAGCCTATGGACTTAAAGCCCCTCATCTAGTACTTTTTTCTTCAACAATTACTGGTGCTATTGGAGCTATGTATGGTGGTCCTGTAGGTTCTTTTATAGGAGCTGTTGTAGGAGCTGAATTTGGTAAAATTGTATCTAAAGAAACTAAAATAGATATTATTGTTTCCCCTGCTACAACTATTTTAACAGGTTCTCTTATTGTATATTTAGTTGGACCTGGAGTTGCAAAAATTATGCAAACTTTTGGAACGATGGTTATTTATGCTACTGAACTTCAACCTTTTGCAATGGGAATATTAGTTTCTACTATTGTTGGAATAGCTTTAACTCTTCCTATAAGTAGTGCTGCTCTATGTATGATGATAGGATTAAGTGGTTTAGCTGGAGGAGCTGCTACTGTTGGATGTTCAGCTCAAATGATTGGTTTTGCTGTTATGAGTTTTAAAGAAAATGGTTGGGGAGGACTTGTAGCTCAAGGTCTTGGAACATCTATGTTACAAATAGGAAATATTGTTAAAAACTGGAAAATTTGGATACCTCCAACAATTGCTGGAGCTATTTTAGGTCCTATTTCAACTATGATTTTTAAATTTCAAAATATTCCAATAGCTTCTGGGATGGGAAC
This genomic window from uncultured Fusobacterium sp. contains:
- a CDS encoding PTS transporter subunit IIC, yielding MKEFLKRKNVELSIKRYLVDASSYMALGLFSTLLIGTILNTIGEKLGISFLTDVVWKAARDMTGPGIGLAVAYGLKAPHLVLFSSTITGAIGAMYGGPVGSFIGAVVGAEFGKIVSKETKIDIIVSPATTILTGSLIVYLVGPGVAKIMQTFGTMVIYATELQPFAMGILVSTIVGIALTLPISSAALCMMIGLSGLAGGAATVGCSAQMIGFAVMSFKENGWGGLVAQGLGTSMLQIGNIVKNWKIWIPPTIAGAILGPISTMIFKFQNIPIASGMGTSGFVGQFGTITAMNNIGVTGIKLYFGILLLHFILPAIITLAIAKVMRKKGWIKDGDLKLDL